From a region of the Drosophila ananassae strain 14024-0371.13 chromosome XL, ASM1763931v2, whole genome shotgun sequence genome:
- the LOC6502290 gene encoding LOW QUALITY PROTEIN: uncharacterized protein LOC6502290 (The sequence of the model RefSeq protein was modified relative to this genomic sequence to represent the inferred CDS: substituted 2 bases at 2 genomic stop codons) codes for MNKKSPLPLAAFLSNDGSGPSNNTPASGSSGVATSAAAAAAAAAAQNGASSRSGRSGMSSSSGASGSSKQSAEKQAGREGGEGGSLCGCRKAPKSHCISATGVLLLVLLYTAMGSIVFVTLEGELEDGSALETAVAASKPYPRTELANAEIRSRTVDRLWSITEDLNILYKENWTRLAAQEVQLFQDTLLRAVRQSKVYPPGGIQMNAPTHKWTYASAFLYSLTLITTIGFGGVSPRTQWGRVAALVYALFGIPIVLLYLSAMGEALSAGMRCLFRRQKVKGGPGGSGGGVAGSGGASGSSSGINGSGGGIGVGGGSGNGRKQDKAKQGQGQGHGQGHYSHQKYIYQQQQAAAAAAAQQQQAQDKKSNERRNSPSVPISICVCVLLCYVSSGAILFHKLQNWSVLESLYFCFTSLGTIGFGELAPKGTLALYTASAYILVGMAVVAMCFSLIQTEIVVWLRRFSVQDHVMPKAEEVALVSVTVTPKSSXQRPSADPGAGPLGMQPNSLAQHQTMFFGPAHTLTQYSSLPRRSHLAGSGMGMGMGMGMGMGAGGLNAGGGAFQRNTPIRRSTGIPEHHLEYFVPRSISEFNLSGVGDLALPPPRRFSPNMGGGGATGGGGGGGYNMNMGGGMNMGMNMGLGLPHGLQLGPPQTLLCSAATSAQAQVQAQVPPPPPAQLQIMTLKPRSEKMVTFEDESKPNSASGSGATVTPVSVTCPHGVPTTPRKSGDIFMXPGAGNGNGNGNGDEAADLNAAMRLRDSIDDALCPKTGPAPGEVIRV; via the exons ATGAACAAGAAGTCGCCACTGCCGCTGGCGGCTTTTCTCAGCAACGACGGTAGCGGCCCCAGCAACAACACTCCCGCCAGCGGCAGCAGCGGTGTTGCAacatcagctgcagcagcagcagcagcagcggcagcccAAAACGGTGCCAGCAGTCGTAGTGGACGCAGCGGAATGTCCTCCAGCTCGGGCGCCAGCGGCTCATCGAAGCAGTCCGCCGAGAAGCAGGCCGGCCGGGAGGGCGGCGAGGGTGGCAGCCTCTGTGGATGCCGCAAGGCACCCAAGTCGCACTGCATATCAGCCACAG GCGTCCTCTTGCTAGTTCTTCTCTACACGGCCATGGGATCTATTGTGTTTGTGACTCTGGAGGGGGAACTGGAGGACGGCAGTGCTCTGGAAACGGCAGTGGCTGCCTCGAAGCCCTATCCCCGCACCGAACTGGCCAACGCAGAGATACGATCAAg AACTGTCGACCGGCTGTGGTCGATAACGGAGGACCTGAACATCCTTTACAAGGAGAATTGGACGCGACTCGCCGCCCAGGAAGTTCAGCTCTTTCAG GACACTCTACTGCGAGCTGTGCGACAGTCGAAGGTTTATCCGCCCGGTGGCATACAGATGAATGCACCCACCCACAAATGGACCTACGCCTCGGCCTTTCTCTACTCCCTGACATTAATTACGACGATAG GCTTCGGCGGCGTCTCCCCTCGCACCCAGTGGGGTCGTGTGGCTGCCCTGGTGTACGCCCTGTTTGGAATACCGATTGTCCTGCTCTATTTGTCCGCCATGGGCGAGGCGTTGTCGGCCGGAATGCGTTGCCTGTTCCGTCGCCAAAAGGTCAAAGGCGGGCCGGGGGGCAGTGGCGGCGGTGTTGCCGGATCCGGAGGCGCCTCGGGCTCATCCAGCGGCATTAATGGCAGCGGCGGTGGTATCGGTGTCGGTGGCGGCAGCGGAAACGGACGGAAACAGGACAAGGCAAAACAAGGACAGGGACAAGGACATGGGCAGGGGCACTACAGCCACCAGAAGTACATctaccagcagcaacaggcggcggcggcagcggcggcgcaACAGCAACAGGCCCAGGACAAGAAGTCGAACGAACGACGCAATTCTCCCAGTGTACCCATCTcgatatgtgtgtgtgtgctgctCTGCTATGTGAGCAGTGGTGCGATTCTGTTTCACAAGCTGCAGAACTGGAGTGTCCTGGAGTCCTTGTACTTCTGCTTCACGTCACTGGGCACCATCGGCTTTGGCGAACTGGCACCAAAGGGAACTCTGGCTCTGTACACCGCCTCCGCTTACATCCTGGTGGGCATGGCCGTGGTGGCCATGTGCTTCAGCCTAATCCAGACCGAGATTGTCGTTTGGCTGCGTCGCTTCAGTGTCCAGGATCATGTGATGCCCAAGGCCGAGGAGGTGGCTCTCGTTTCCGTGACTGTCACACCGAAGTCCTCCTGACAGCGACCCAGTGCGGATCCTGGTGCAGGACCGCTGGGCATGCAGCCCAAtagcttggcccaacatcagACCATGTTCTTCGGCCCGGCCCACACCCTCACCCAGTACAGCTCCCTGCCCCGACGCAGTCATCTGGCCGGTTCcggcatgggcatgggcatgggaatgggcatgggcatggggGCTGGTGGCTTGAATGCCGGAGGTGGAGCCTTCCAGCGGAACACACCCATACGTCGGTCGACTGGCATACCGGAGCATCATCTCGAGTACTTTGTGCCGCGCAGCATCAGCGAGTTTAATCTCTCCGGAGTGGGGGATCTGGCCCTGCCGCCGCCACGACGCTTCTCACCCAACATGGGCGGCGGCGGCGCCActggcggaggaggaggaggaggctaTAACATGAACATGGGCGGCGGCATGAATATGGGCATGAACATGGGCCTGGGCCTGCCGCACGGCCTCCAGCTGGGTCCGCCCCAGACACTGCTCTGCTCGGCGGCCACCTCGGCCCAGGCCCAGGTCCAGGCCCAGGtaccgccaccgccgccggcTCAGCTCCAGATCATGACGTTGAAGCCGCGCAGCGAAAAGATGGTCACCTTCGAGGATGAATCCAAGCCGAACTCGGCCAGCGGCTCGGGCGCCACAGTGACTCCCGTGTCTGTCACCTGCCCCCACGGAGTGCCGACCACGCCGCGGAAGTCGGGCGACATCTTCATGTGACCGGGAGCCGGAAACGGGAACGGGAACGGGAACGGGGATGAGGCCGCCGACCTGAACGCGGCCATGCGCCTGAGGGACAGCATCGACGATGCCCTCTGCCCGAAAACGGGCCCAGCACCAGGTGAAGTGATACGAGTCTAA